Genomic DNA from Spartobacteria bacterium:
GCTTCAACAAACAGCGTATCGCCTCCCATACTCGTCCACGCGAGGCCGGTGACAACCCCTGGAACAGGTGTTTTGTAATAACGTTCGTCTGAAAACAGCGGCTTACCCAGATAGGCTCCCACGTCTTTCTTATCGATTTTCACACTCGACTCGTCACCTTCAACCAATCTTTTGACACACTTGCGGATAATTTTCCGAATATGATTATCCAATCCGCGCACCCCGGGTTCTCTGGCATAGCCGTCAATAATAGCCCGAAGAGCGGCACTGGTAATTTTCACCTGAGCTTTATCCACTCCATTTTCTTTCAACTGCCGCTTAAGGAGAAAGCGACGAGCAATCTCCAGTTTTTCTTTCAGCACATACCCTGCGATTTTAATCACTTCCATACGATCCAGCAAAGGCCGCGGAATCGTGTCCAGCTGATTGGCCGTACAAATAAACAGCACATTAGACAAATCGAATCGCACATCCAGATAATGATCGAGAAAATCATTATTCTGCTCCGGATCAAGAACCTCCAGCAAAGCAGATGCAGGATCCCCCTGATAAGACGCTCCAATCTTGTCAATCTCATCGATCATAATCACAGGGTTGGAACTCTTGCAGGACTTCATGGCCTGAATAAATTTGCCGGGCAGTGCGCCGATATAAGTACGGCGATGTCCCTTAATTTCTGCTTCATCGCGAATACCGCCCACGGAAAAACGATAAAAATTCCGCCCCATACTACGGGCAATTGATCTACCGATGGACGTCTTCCCCACGCCCGGCGGTCCCACAAAACAGATAATTGAGCCGGAAATATTTCCCTTTTTCACCCCCACTGCGAGAAATTCAAGAATGCGCTCTTTCACATCGTCCAGTCCGTAATGATCTTTTTCCAGAACACATGAAGCTCGCTTTAAATTATAATTATCCTTGGTATACACGCCCCATGGCAGCGAGGTCAGCCAGTCCAGATAATTTCGACAGACACTGAATTCCGGCGAATGCGAATCAATCAGACGCAGTTTTTCCAGCTCCTCCTGAATTACCTGACCGGCCTCGTCCGAGACCTTCAGTTTTTTCAGACGTTTTTCAAATCGTTCCGCCTCGGTTTCCTTATCCTCCTTTTCCAGCCCCAGCTCTTTTTTAATCTCATCAAGCTGTTTACGCAGAAAAAATTCCCGTTGCTGCGTATCGATTTTCTCTTCAATCTGTCGATTAATTTTGACCTGAATTTTAGAGATATCGATTTCCCTTTTCAACAATTCAAGCACCTTCTTAAGTCGTGCATGAACACTCAAAAGGCCCAGAATCTCCTGCAATTCATGCCCGTTGGAAGAGGTCAGAGCAGCAGAAAAATCAGCCAGCCGCCCCGGGTCATCCAACGTCGATACCGTCAAAAATATACTGAGCTCCTCCTTGTGCAATGGATTGAGCGATATGAGTTCCTTGATACTTTTGATCACAGCAATGGAATATGCCTTCAGCTCATCCCCGTCCTCCGACACCTCATCGAGGTAGGACACCTCCGCCATGATATAGGGATCTTCCTGCACAATTTTATCAATACGAATACGCTCGATAGCCGAAAGCATCACATGCATAGGGACATCATCTTCGGGCTTAACCACCTGCGTAATTTCGGCGATGGTCGCAATATCGTACAGATCCAGTGGATCCTCATCCTTCCGGTCATCCACATTGCTCCGGGTCAATGCCAGTGCTACGAGTTTGACATCCTTCCTGCCTATATCGGCAATCATTTTCTTCGA
This window encodes:
- the lon gene encoding endopeptidase La, yielding MSDADEKIPSGETVDEKKKLDSSAEKRKPERDYPAILPVIELYHRPIFPKMQTPMVVMEEPSKKMIADIGRKDVKLVALALTRSNVDDRKDEDPLDLYDIATIAEITQVVKPEDDVPMHVMLSAIERIRIDKIVQEDPYIMAEVSYLDEVSEDGDELKAYSIAVIKSIKELISLNPLHKEELSIFLTVSTLDDPGRLADFSAALTSSNGHELQEILGLLSVHARLKKVLELLKREIDISKIQVKINRQIEEKIDTQQREFFLRKQLDEIKKELGLEKEDKETEAERFEKRLKKLKVSDEAGQVIQEELEKLRLIDSHSPEFSVCRNYLDWLTSLPWGVYTKDNYNLKRASCVLEKDHYGLDDVKERILEFLAVGVKKGNISGSIICFVGPPGVGKTSIGRSIARSMGRNFYRFSVGGIRDEAEIKGHRRTYIGALPGKFIQAMKSCKSSNPVIMIDEIDKIGASYQGDPASALLEVLDPEQNNDFLDHYLDVRFDLSNVLFICTANQLDTIPRPLLDRMEVIKIAGYVLKEKLEIARRFLLKRQLKENGVDKAQVKITSAALRAIIDGYAREPGVRGLDNHIRKIIRKCVKRLVEGDESSVKIDKKDVGAYLGKPLFSDERYYKTPVPGVVTGLAWTSMGGDTLFVEAALIHTGKAEFRQTGQLGDVMVESSEIAYHFVRAMLSDDPIATKLFSENMVHVHVPEGATPKDGPSAGITMASAIYSLVTRKPVINDLAMTGELTLTGLVMPIGGVREKTMAARRAKIKHLIFPERNRRDFNDLPEYIRSGMSASFVSRFVDVLGLAFAKDEPVHPPRNTI